The DNA window CTATACTTTTGTCTCGTACCTTCCAGTTTTCATCCAATCAGCACGCATGTTCCGCAGCAAGATCACACAGTATAGTTTGATTAACAcactagtttttcttttcaccAGGAATTGGTACCTGCGATCTTTCCACTTAAACTTGTGGTGCCATGTATTCCTATTCTCTCCCATACATCGAGAACGAAGTGCTACGACCTCTCGCCACCACTGGCTGCTGCACGGCGCGCGTTCCGTGAAAGACCAGGTTGCCCGTACAGTGACTTCGCCGGAAAGCAATGCTTCTGGACTACGGAGTCTGGACCCAGCGCCAGCAGAGCGCATGGAGCGGGAGTGCCAGTGCATCACTCTCTCCCAGGTCCCCTCCACTAGCTGCTCCACTCTCCTCGAGACAGTGATGAGATGGAAAAGGCGGTCCAGGTCAGCCGTCCACGTCGGACGCCCGTCGCGGCGTGTGGAATTCCGCGCAGAGCCCCCGCCGTCGGCAACTCAACTCGGTGTCCAGCGATCGACCTAGCTCTACGCTACGCCTGTACACGCCGCGCAACCGGGGCGACTAGCGCGACGAGACTAGCACGACGCGCATGTCGTCCTCGATCGGCCGGCCCGGGCGCAGCTAGCGCCACTCCATCTACCGTGCACGTCGCGCCGAGCCCCCGCGCGGCACGTACGCGCACAAGAAGATAGAGCCATAGAGGGAGAAAGACCGAGCACAGAACTTGACGCGAAAACGGGCAGGCACGCCGAGACGACCAGACCACATCGCACGCCGCCGTCTATAAGCCATGCGCGGCCAAGTTTCGGCAGCTTCTTCCATCCGGATCCTTAGCTAGGTGACGATGCTCGAAGCGagcccccacccacccccaTTGTATGGACGTGCCGTTTTGGCCGCCATGATCCCGGGAGTGTCTCCGGCCGCCTATTTCGGCCTCGACCGGCAGACAGCAAACAGCAGGCGCGCTAGCCGGGACGGGTAACCCTCCATCCACCGAAGGGAACAAAGCAAGTAgtgcgcgggaggaggggggtTCCCGAATTTCTCGTGCCCGTTTTGTCCGGGCGCGGAGGAAAAACCGACCGGCCGTGTCCATCGGTGGAACAGTCTGCAGCGCAGCTCGGGCACAGCGACCTCGCCCTTGACCTTTATTGCCATCGAGGAGAAAAGACGCGTGCGTGACGACCTCGACCGGCCGGCGCCCGGCGGCTACCGCGGCGGACACGTCGACGACGCGCGCGGCCACGTGCCGCGCGGGGCCGCCCGTCGCTCGACCAACCGCAGCTCGTAGCCAGGCATAGTGGTTTACAACTTGGTGAGAGGCTGTGAGGTGTCAGCTAGCCTGGCCGTCCCGTGGTTCCTTTGGGGCTGGGCATGGCGCGCTCGATCTCTCTCTGCTCACCTCACCCCGGAAGAATTTCGCAGCTGGCATGGCGTGGGCATGTCGTCGAAGCGAAGCGCTCAAGATCGCCTTGCCTACTTCTCTCTACTAGACTACTACCATGTCCTAGAGTCCTGCGTGCACAAGTTTTCTGTTCCTATTCGTGGTCCATTGCTGTTCATCAGGGTCAGGTATTATACAAACACCACGACCATGACGTACGGCTGTGTGATCCGCGAGTGATCTACTACTGATCTGGAACGGATGTCTGGGGGGCACATGACATGTGCGTCAAGGAAAAGAGCCGGGATTCCCCAGTTGGGGCGGGGTCGCTGAGGCAGGGGGAGCTACTCGCTGCGTGCTCGTCTTGCTTCGCATCTCGCGACGTTGCTTTCGTGGTGGTTGATCATCTGTATTTGCAACCTCCCGATCCGAGCAGCTCGTGTAAAGCGAGATGATTGGGGCCTCTGACGATGTACTCCTTTTTACTGAACTTTGTCAAAAGGGATCTGTGCCATGTCTTAGAAGCTAAGTCTGCATATTCACTCCGCTGCTTCGGAGTTTAACCCGGGCACTGCGTGCTGCTAGTCTGGGTAAATAGCTGCTAGTTTGGGCACTGCGTGCTGGCTAGCCTGGCAGGGTCACTAGTCAGGTTAGCCAAGACGCCCCAGACCCAACAGCAGGGGAACCCTGACGCGGACAGGATTGAGAAAGGCCTCGTCTGAATTAGCACCCGGCCGCAGCTTTCAGCGCGAAAGGCTCCCACCCCCCTGATCAGATGCCCGGCCATGTGCCCGGCCGGCGCCGGATCAGCTAGCTGCCGCTCTGATCAGGAGCCAGGACTCAGGACGACACGCACACAGGCTTCGCCGCCAGCATCATTGCAACAGGAAGGTAGGCCAGACGATGGGGAAAGCGGGCTTGGTCCATAGCATCCGTCGGTCGACGATGCGGCGGAGCTGTTCGTTCTTGGACCCATCTCGACCCTCCCTCCCCCCGTGTCGCCATCAGGCCCAACAGTTTCCGTGGACGGGCATGGCTTCGCCTCCCTGACCCTGATCGCCGGGGCTGAGTCGGACTTGGGTGTTGTCTAAAGCGTGCGGTGTGATGCCTGAGCGGAGCCGGAGTGTGGGGATTTCTTTCGGGGGACAGGAAAGGATACCGCCATGTGGCGGCATTAACTCCCCTCGCTGCTAAGAAAGAACACCCCATCCATGATCCGTCGCCGGAACTGAgatgtgcgtgcgtgcgtgctcgCTCGCTCAgcagccgccgcggcggcggcggcggcggctaacCGTGCCCTGTCGTGGTAAAAAAAGCTGCATGGATCCTCATGGGAAGTTACCTAGGAGTACCAGATCAGTCTAGGTGCTGGTTAACCTACCTAGGAGGGGCACGGTGATGAATGGGTTCTGCTCCGCACGGCCGGGTCACACTGGCGCTTGGTTGCACGGCTCACCCACCGGCACCCAACGCAATTTACTACTACTCCTCAACGCCTTTTCTAATAGCGATTCGAAACATACCCGAGTGCTCAAGGAAGAATTGTTCCGAGGGTTGCCCGGCACGAACTTaaaccttttttaaaaaaaaatcttttgaaattgaaaAGGAAAATTCTCTAGTCTTTTGAGGGTACCAGCGATGATTAACAATTGGAAAAGCAGGCGGGCTTGACGTAGGAGAGAGCCGTACGTCGgatcctctgcctctgcctttCGTGCTCCAGTTTTTCGAACGGCGTGGAAAAGCGGGGCGACAGGCCCGACCGGACACCAACCGGCGCACGCAATGACCCAATTCTACCGTCAGGCCACCGTGTCAGTGAGGAATAGTAGTAATCAGTAAAAAAAAACTAGTGAGGCGCAGGGGGATGGATGAACGCGCGCTCACAGAATGTCACGATCGATTTCAAAACAGCCGGCTCGTGATCAAAGGAAGGGATCGCGCGTACCTTGGCGGCGAGCACCTGGACGCCGGCGTACTTGACGTCCCAGCTGAACTCGGTCATGGCCCAGCCGACGCCGCCGAAGTCGTCGGCCCTGTCCGCGGCGTAGCGGAGGTACTCGGCGCGCCCCGTGGCGCGGTGCAGCCACAGCGCCGCCCACAGCAGCTCGTCGCGGTACCCGCTCACGGACGCGTAGTAGCTCCGCACCTCCGCGATGCTGCTGTCGTACGTGCCCTGGTACCGGTCGCCGAACTCGAACAGCTGCCATCGTATGTACGCCGTACAGGTACGTGTACACAGATACAGTCAGACAGAGCGTGATGAGCGCGAGCAATCCAACCAATCGACAGTCACCTGCTGGGCGTGGTGCAGGAGGAGGTGGGAGTAATGCGGGTTGGAGCGGCGGAAGAcgatggaggcggcggcgagcgccgcGGCGGTCTCGCCGGCGAGGTCGGAGCCCGGGTTGTCCTTGTCGATGCGGTACGCCTGCCGCGACGTCGTCATGTCCTCGGGGCGCTGCCAGCAGTAGTGGTCCGTGTCGCCGTCCCCCACCTGTCAGCCACGGCGCAGGCAAAGGCACAGCTCGGGTCATGCTATGCTAGCTATTAATGGCCGCCATCATCCGTCATGGATCGCGTCCCGGCAGCGAGCAGCAGTAAATTCCAGCAGTCAGGCAGGAAGTCAATGACTGCATGTCGAGGCCTATCGGGCGGTCTTTCCCTTTCGACCGATCCATGGATCGTGCATCGAAGTGGCAAGAGAATGGTGGCGCACGCGGGCCTAGCTTGCAGCAGGTAGACGAAGGAAGGAAGGGAAAGGATAGAAGCAGCACCAGCAGGGATGGAAGCAGCAGGTACCTCTGCCCAGTAGACGAAGGGCTCGGTGTGCGCCTTGACGAAGTAGTCGGTGCCCCACTTGATGGCCTCGAGCGCGTGCCCCCACTCGCCGGCGGCTGCGACGTCGTCCCCGAACTCGATGGCGCCCCAGGAGAGCATGGTGACGGTGAAGGCCATGGGCAGGCCGAACTTGACGTGGTCGCCCGCGTCGTAGTAGCCGCCGACGAGGTCCACCCCCTGCTGCAGCCCGTCGgtgaggcccgagtggcccCGCCACGGCACCCGCTGGTTGTGCGGCAACCGCCCCGACCGCTGCGCCTCGAAGTAGAGCAGGCTCTTGGACAGCGCCGCGCCGTagtccaccgccgcctcctcctcctcttcgacctccgcggcggcggcggcggtgctcccgCGCCCACCGACGGAGACtgccagcagcaggaggaggaggagtagagcggcggcgctgcggctaTCGGGTGCCGGCCGGGCGCGGCCCCGGCTCATGGCCAGCGCCagagcgcgcgcgcgccgccccctccctccctctgatTTTCCAGCGCCTGGCGCGCGCCGCGCGTACAAGTGTTTGGGACTCGGTCTCGCTGTCTCTCTTCCTTGGGCCGGGGACTCTGTTTCCCCCTCTTTCTCTCTGTCCTCTTTATTCTTGCGTTGCGTTGCGTCTCTAGGACGGATGGGCTGTCTGCGGCCGGTCAGCCACTGGCGATCTGCGCGCGCGGGGGGGTCTCTCGCGGCCTCCGCTTTCCAGGTGTGCGAGAAATGACCGGTGGGCCCCGCGCACGTACGCCACAGCGGCCGCGCATGCGGCGCACACTCCCCTGCCCGCCCCGCGACACGTACGCGCGGCCGCGGTGCGCCGGTGACAGCCCGCCCCGAAACCGCGTGTTCCGGAGCGCGAGGGAGCTCGCGCGCGTCTCGCTCTCGTCCccctccgccggccggccggttggGCGCGACGAGACGAGACGGTGAAAaccggggggcggcggcgggtggttgGGCGGACGGGGGGCCGGAtcggcggggcgcgcgcgctGCCCTGAGGACCTATGGGTGACCGATCGGGAGCGTCGGCTTGTTGGTGGCGCCAATGAATGCTAGTGGCGAGGATGGAATGAGCGAGGGGGTGCAGCGGGTTTGACTGGCCCAACGTACGTACCAGAGGCCACGCGGCAGGCGTCCACCCTGCCGCCCAgctgccgctgctgccgccggccgccgctgtgaAATTCTGGGGGACCGAGCTGCCCAGCAATTTCTCCGTGTCGGGGTGGGGAGCAGGACGGCGGGAAGTGAATCGAGTCGCGGCACGACGTTGGTCGGAGGGCCGGCGAGGGGGGCTGGACCGGCGCCCACAGCGGCAGCGGCGCAGCCGGATCCGATGAGCTTCGTTCGTGACGTCCGCCTCACGTACTCTGTATGTATCCAGTGATCAACGTCAACCTAACCTCGACAAATGGCGTatgctgcaggctgcagctcGCGACAATGAGTATATCTGTAAATGCCTACTAGCTAGCCGCATCCCCGCGTTGAAGACGCGCGACCGAATAAGGCTCTCATCTGCAGATGCGCCGACGAGCGGAAGCGGACGAGAGGAGCGGATGGAATGGGACAGCGGCCGCTATCGCGACATGCAGCAGCCAACAGCTTTGTGCCGTGCCTGCTATGGCTAGCTAGCTTCGCCGTGCCCACATCCATTACCCGCGGAAGCGGCCGGGCTATAGCTAGCAGCAGCGACCAGCAACGCGAAGCTATCTGCACTTCTCCAGTGGTGACGTCTACGCCACCGGcccaccgccgcgcgcgcgcacggaCGGATACGGACTGGGCGAGCGCCGCCGATGGGGATCCAGGCCCAGCTGGTCGCGACCcgagcgtgcgcgcgcgcgcggtggtggtggtggcggcggcggcgcgcgacgTGTCCGCGTACGTGCACGGCGACCCGATCGATGCgcgtcgccggcgacgacgaTGACGATGAATTGATGATCACGTACATATACGTCTCGATCCGGCTCCACTAGCGCGACAGCTGCTCCGTCCGTCGACCGGGGACCTCGCCACCGCCCGGCAGCGGCAGTGCcatgaccgccgccgccgttccgaGCTCCGCCTCGTACGTGTCGTCCCTTGGGCGCGATCGAAACGGAAATCTTTCCGGATGAATTGGGCGATCGATCGAGTGCGTGTCCTCTCTGTCCATCTACGTTTCTCTGGACAGCACGTTAACTGGCATGCACGTCCCTCCACGCGCCGCGTCGCTTCCATTTGCGGCCGCCGGTGGCGGTGGTCTCGCGGGAAGCTTGTTAGTGCTGCACGGCGACCAGTCGCGACCACGCTTCGGATCTGCACGTCGGCGTGGGGCTAATCATGCCCCGGTAAATGCGATGAGGACAAGCGCGCAAAAGAGGGATAGTGATCACCACATGGCCGTGACCGATTAGTTTCGAATGTTAAACCTGCTGAGACTTTTCCCCCATTTCTTGCCTACCAGAGGCTGTTTGGATTTCCGGACTAAATTTTACTTCCCGTCACATCGAATATTTGAACACCAATTAAaattattaaatatagattaactACAAAACAAATTGCATAAATAGATgctaatttgcgagacgaatttattaaacctaattagtccatgatttgataatgttgtgctacagtaaacatatgctaatgatggattaattatgcttaatagattcgtcttatgaattagtctctatttatgcaattagttttataatatGTTCATGTTTAGTTCTCCTAATTAATATCCAAATATTCAATATGACCCGAACTAAAAATTAATCTCTGGATGCAAACAACCCCTGGAAGCAGTACATACACCAGCTGTGAGCCTACACTGCCAGCACCACCCAGCAGCAACCGTCGACAGGTTGCAAGCACTAAGCACATATACGTCATTtgcgacggcgacgacgacatGGGCAAGAGAGCATATGGCATGCAGCTGCAGCTGGACGCCTACATGTGTATCGTATCGTGGTAGCTCCTGGATCCTTGACGGACGAGTGCCGAGTTGACGACATGCATGCCCGTGTCCTTGCATATACAGCACGGCATGATGATAGGTTCAAGTCCATGCTTGCTCCTTGAATACACAGCTAGCGTTGGATCGGAACCGGTCAACAACTTATCAACCTGGCTGGACTGAGCTAGCCAGTCAACCAGAGAGTCCTGATGAACTAGCTTacgagctagctagctagctagtataTACTATGGACCACCGACACTATTACTGTATAAGGCTTGCATCGTTGCATTCG is part of the Panicum hallii strain FIL2 chromosome 2, PHallii_v3.1, whole genome shotgun sequence genome and encodes:
- the LOC112882063 gene encoding LOW QUALITY PROTEIN: endoglucanase 22-like (The sequence of the model RefSeq protein was modified relative to this genomic sequence to represent the inferred CDS: deleted 2 bases in 1 codon) translates to MSRGRARPAPDSRSAAALLLLLLLLAVSVGGRGSTAAAAAEVEEEEEAAVDYGAALSKSLLYFEAQRSGRLPHNQRVPWRGHSGLTDGLQQGVDLVGGYYDAGDHVKFGLPMAFTVTMLSWGAIEFGDDVAAAGEWGHALEAIKWGTDYFVKAHTEPFVYWAEVGDGDTDHYCWQRPEDMTTSRQAYRIDKDNPGSDLAGETAAALAAASIVFRRSNPHYSHLLLHHAQQLFEFGDRYQGTYDSSIAEVRSYYASVSGYRDELLWAALWLHRATGRAEYLRYAADRADDFGGVGWAMTEFSWDVKYAGVQVLAAKLLLEGDQQALPHRAVLEQYKAKAEHYLCACLGLNGGNGSDNVERSPGGMLYVRQWNNLQYVSSAAFLLTAYSRYLSAGSASPGLLRCPRGAAAPDELLALARSQADYILGRNPLRLSYMVGYGRRYPVRVHHRGASIVAHKANSRFIGCMQGFDDWFGRGRANPNVLAGAIVGGPNCRDEFRDDRGNYMQTEACTYNTAPMVGVFARLPPGHGGGGVPEGGG